A genomic stretch from Mastacembelus armatus chromosome 12, fMasArm1.2, whole genome shotgun sequence includes:
- the nfil3 gene encoding LOW QUALITY PROTEIN: nuclear factor interleukin-3-regulated protein (The sequence of the model RefSeq protein was modified relative to this genomic sequence to represent the inferred CDS: deleted 2 bases in 1 codon), with the protein MAWTGRSCQVPLVRPRYDSVHRPGLTTISPTHVDYSNVAGSTDACKQYGVHLNTCENIVSSEHNMQSVKQEVDSNDSYSGEDSLILAVALQGANRDLVGHKISAIPFKAKTTCRRKREFIPEEKKDTLYWERRRKNNEAAKRSREKRRINDMVLENKLMALGEENASLRAELLCLKLKFGLVSSAAYAQEAQKLSSSTTINLYQEFAPHSADQGPSSRNLEPLHMSNSCISVIKHSPHVPDSCTATKSRFSSCTPVDVKQEQAENGSYAQEGSSPYELYRNCMASPLSGVYSQPATFLQITRSSSNSPRSSDDGSVSKSSDGEDEQQVPKGLIPSVTDPRSVIVSTHKVPDASASALPHKLRIKAKTIQIKVETVDPGYEFCGKSSSPVTVSEGECYQTTQYSSAPTQFPLFPLSVQVTNIQDWSHQSEQWHENSTETLQDGCKRSRLTPSPIPSKSVVKEPSYIHSDAENLYITQDLVTLPRSGVFEKTYHNTTRCDRISQKHRKMMF; encoded by the exons ATTTCCCCAACTCATGTGGATTACTCAAATGTGGCAGGTTCTACTGATGCTTGCAAGCAGTATGGTGTACATTTAAACACCTGTGAGAATATTGTCAGCAGCGAACATAATATGCAGTCAGTCAAACAAGAGGTGGACTCTAATGACTCCTACAGTGGAGAGGATTCCCTGATCCTGGCTGTGGCCTTACAAGGGGCTAACAGAGACCTGGTAGGCCACAAAATCTCTGCAATTCCATTTAAGGCTAAAACTACCTGTCGTAGGAAAAGGGAGTTTatcccagaggagaagaaagacacACTTTACTGGGAGAGGCGTCGCAAAAACAATGAGGCAGCTAAGCGCTCAAGGGAGAAGCGGCGCATAAATGACATGGTGCTTGAGAACAAGCTGATGGCTCTTGGAGAGGAAAATGCTTCCCTTAGggctgagctgctgtgtttgaagCTGAAGTTTGGCCTGGTGAGCTCAGCAGCATATGCCCAAGAAGCACAGAAGTTATCCAGCTCCACCACTATAAACCTTTACCAGGAGTTTGCTCCTCACAGTGCTGACCAAGGTCCTTCAAGTAGGAATTTGGAGCCTCTTCATATGAGCAACAGCTGCATATCAGTCATCAAACACTCACCTCATGTGCCTGACTCATGTACTGCAACAAAAAGTAGATTTAGTAGTTGCACGCCTGTAGATGTCAAGCAAGAACAAGCGGAGAATGGCAGCTATGCACAGGAGGGGAGTAGTCCCTATGAACTCTATAGAAACTGTATGGCCAGCCCGTTGTCTGGAGTCTACTCCCAGCCTGCTACATTCCTGCAGATCACAAGGTCATCCAGTAATTCTCCCAGGAGCTCGGATGATGGTTCTGTAAGCAAATCGTCAGATGGTGAGGATGAGCAGCAGGTTCCTAAAGGGTTGATACCATCTGTAACTGACCCACGAAGTGTCATTGTCTCCACACACAAAGTGCCTGATGCCAGTGCTTCAGCTTTGCCCCATAAACTGCGTATCAAAGCCAAAACCATTCAAATCAAAGTGGAGACTGTTGACCCTGGGTACGAGTTCTGTGGAAAGTCCTCCTCTCCTGTCACGGTTTCAGAGGGAGAATGCTACCAGACTACTCAGTACTCTTCAGCGCCCACACAGTTTCCATTGTTCCCTTTATCAGTACAGGTCACCAACATTCAAGACTGGTCCCACCAGTCTGAACAGTGGCATGAAAACAGCACTGAGACACTGCAGGATGGCTGCAAGAGGAGCAGGCTAACTCCAAGCCCCATCCCAAGCAAAAGTGTTGTAAAAGAACCTTCCTATATACACTCAGATGCTGAGAACTTGTATATTACACAGGACCTCGTTACCTTGCCT AGAAGTGGCGTCTTTGAAAAGACCTATCATAACACAACAAGGTGTGATAGAATCAGTCAAAAGCACCGCAAAATGATGTTCTAA